In Acipenser ruthenus chromosome 44, fAciRut3.2 maternal haplotype, whole genome shotgun sequence, the genomic stretch tgtttttttattgttcgttttgtttattattttaaaaaaacctgtgtgaatgtggctggagcctcaataaggtaattgttttattgataattaattaaggctccagccacagcttaaaagaaccagctccagggtaatggggggagattttcctttgagttagagacaGGAGGACGGTTTAGgacgagatcatacatccgaagcaactgctaccgctgtaccactcggtatttgtttctttatgtatttttggccatcgagcccttttgttttgttataaagtgttttgtttattgtttgatttattattaaaacccgagcgcaaacgcgtctcgtttcccctacctacctttgcctttgtttttgtattgcttcttcctggtccgggacgtcagtactgcaaccgctctgtcacaaTTATCCATTATCCAAGTAAGTTAACAGATAATATATCTGTTGATGAAAATGTGGTCAAACTggacatgtaataaaatattggtGCGCTGCGACACGACAGCGTCCGGTTCAGGAATAAGACTCCGAGTcaggaaagctgcagtgaaaacTCTGCTTGCACTTCCattaaacacagaacaaacacacacacacactatttacacacgCAGGGCTTCTGTAATGTTCAGTCCAGCGCTGGAGAATGCAGAACCCAGACATGTCTGCAACACTTGACAGGGGGACCTTTGGTATTGAGgtgtaagggtttttttttttttttttgctaaatgtgCTGTAGAAAGTAAGGATTAgtatttaagcaatagaacctgaAGAAGAGGTCCGGTAAGGCCTGCCTCGTGTCGTTCTGTCCCGCCTCGTGTTGTTCTGGCCCGCCTCGTGTCGTTCTGGCCCGCCTCGTGTCGTTCTGGCCCGCCTCGTGTCGTTCTGGCCCGCCTCGTCTCGTTCTGGCCCGCCTCGTCTCGTTCTGGCCCGCCTCGTGTTGTTCTGTCCCGCCTCGTCTCGTTCTGAAGCCCCTCTGACTCTGGCATGCTCGATTTGGTCCCATCACTTCTCACCAGGGATGCTAGAAATCTGTGGGCTGATTGGAGGGTTTTCTTTCTTGAaggatatttctgttttttctgttttgtgtggAGAGTCTGTTGAAGAAGCGAACGCCTCTTTCTGCAGGGTACATGACGGCACACACACCCTTTTCAACAGGGCTGCCAGATGATGTTTGCAACGCCCCACCAAACCGAACCAGCCAAGAAGGAGCCAAGTTGTGTTTTCTAAACCAGCCAAAAACAGACCAAACACAGACTTGCATTTACAACTTAATAAATACtacatattaagaaaaaaaaaaaacaggtatgcaatgttgtaaacattttttttctattcctgtgacagggtagcgtcgcggCCCAGGATGTTATCAGCAgggagagactcagacacaggaagctgcagtttcaaGAACAttcattacaaacaaacaaaacactaaacaaacaaaaaccacatgaacaaaataaacaacacaagggccaaaacaaaaggtctacaaaaactGACGGACATAAagacaacacagcaacacaaaccgCCACCTCTGTCACCAGCATTCATTCTAAATTAACACCCCTGATCagcctttttatacacctgtggctggagcctgattaatcattaatcattaatCGAATCACGGCTGCAGCCACATTCCCATATGCtttgacagggaggaatttatGTCTGTAAAGTTGGACTGTTGAAAACCTTTACAGATTCTCTAGCTGCTGAAAGCCATGTCACTATATCAGCTCTGAAGCCAATCCTTCATCATCTCACCAACAATCTGCTCACAGAAGAGACTGATGACAGTGAGTTGACCAAACACATGAAGCCTGCCATAAAGGATGATCGGATTGCAAGGTACTCAACAGACAACATCAACAAACTCATTGATATTGCTGGTTTCCTGGACCCCAGATTCAAGGACAGCTTCTCTAAAAATGTAGAGGACATAACTGCCATCACAGCAAATAAGGCAGTAGTCACTGCTTCTGTTAAATTGCCCCAGGAAGAAGTACCCACAGGAACAGAGAATGCTGCACAAGGTAGCCCAGGTGAAGGCTCGGCACCAGGTAGCCTTTGTCAGCTACTGAAGAGCATTAccacaaagcagcagcagctgcagaggaAATGTGTTGAAGTGGAGGAGTCCAATGAAACCAGAGCCAGGAGTGAGATCTCTCGCTGTTTAGCTTTGCCACAAATCACTGCTGAAGAGGATCCTCTGATGTGGTGGAATACGCATGCAGCAGATCTACCAACGTTAGCTAGTTTGACCAAGAAAATCCTCTGCATACCTGCTACAAGTGTGCCATCTGAACGGGCTTTTAGTTCTGCAGGTCACATTTCAACACCATTGCAGTTAAACTTAAAACCAGAAAAACTGAATATGTTGGTGTTTTTACACCATAACCTAAAATGAAAATTCAAAAGCAAGGGCATATTGACTGTAAATGCTAGTGGTGGTGCATGCACTAGTTGGGTATAAAGTTGAACTGAATttcagggaggctgtgtggtcctgtggttaaagaaacaggctcactgtctgaccctgagcaagtcacttaacctccttgtgctccgtctttcgggtgagatgtaattgtaagtgactctgcagctgatgcatagttcacacaccctagtctctgtaagtcgccttggataaaagcgtctgctaaataaacacataataaaaacaaaattgaaataaaCTGTTTGTCAAAACATTTGACTAAAAGTTCATattgtacttaattatattataCAAAGAAAACATCTTTAAGGTTAATGGTTTATTTGGTCTCAGTTCAGTTTCAGGTTGAATACAGAAATGTATACAGAccaaggaaaataaatatatattttttttctaataaatagATTTTTCTTTACAGGACAAAAAAATAACCTCCATAGTATATTATTAAACAAGTTGAGCATATTTTTctgttctttaaaatatactaaaatagtACAGAGAGTTAAGACTAAGAATTTCTTTGGTTTTGGAGTTAGGgttctatgttaaaaaaaaaataataataataattaaaatataatccaTGTTCGATGcaactgttttgtatttgcttcaTTTTATAAGCGTGTGTGACAATAACAACTACGGCTTTTCACCTTcatatttaaacataataaataataaaacaacaaaacaaatacaaaataataaaaagaaggttAAAGAGGATGATTGTAGAATTGATTCtgattttttatatagatttcttTCTTGAGTTGTGTTTATTATGTGGTTttcacatatgaaaaaaaaaaaaaaaattcactgacaatacatacttcgtataATGTAACAGGCCGCCACATTTCTGGagtaaaataggttttatgggagTGATTCACTGAATGTTTTGGTTTCAAGTATTTCTGGCTTCACAGTATTTTGTCCCAGCACTGTAAAAGATACTCCAAGTGCTGTCGCTGCTTTCAGAAATCCTCCGAACACGGCTCAAACTCTTCAGCGCTCCTCTTCTAACAATCCATGTACGCTGCCATATATTTTTTGAAATCAAATACTAATATAAAATAAAGGTAGACAAgcaaaactgcagaaataatacaatgaaatatTCTGTATATACTTGAGATCGTTGATCGTCTCCAGCTCTTGTCAATGTCTTCACAGATAGAGAGGGATTTGTGCATAAAATGCAACTGGATAATAAAGTCACCTGATGATTTCCATCTCTCCTCCCcgacttcaaaacacacacactaaccctgCCTCAGAGCATGAatacaaagagatcagattgaaaataaaaaccccagAGAACAGACGGCAAACCTTGACGTGCGCAGGCAGGGCgtggtactgcaagtgctctttccTTTGATGTGCATCCTGGAGCTGAAGAGGTTAATGTCACCTTGAATAAACTACTGTATCTCTTTGCTGGATTGTTCCGATATTGTGCAAAGACAACGAGAGTACAGATTATAGTTCAATTGTCTCGGAaacaatgtgatttttaaaatttCTCTTCAACACTGATCACGTTTCCTAATTCAAAGTGACTATTTCGTTTTGGGAGCTTGAATTAAACTGGGTATATTGAGCTGTGCAGGGGAGCCATCTGACTTCACTGGGCTCCTCGATCACATCTGATAACGGCACTGCCTGTGCTGGACTAGAAGCCATGTCGGATTTCCTGCAGCAACCTGCGTGTTTTTTATAGAGCCACAGACCGACACAGAGCCCTGCAATCACACAAAGAAGAACTGCTCCTAAACCCCACCAGGCGCGTCGTTGAGCCGGAACCACGACTACCTCAGTCAGGCCCGACCCGGACAGTCTGGGAGTGGAAACGAAGCACTCGTATTCTCCAGCATCTAcctccctgactctcctcagcagcagtgaagcgttcccgcgctgcagctcagaatcaaacaggctgGTCCTGCTCACATACTGAGGGAGCGGATGGTCAAGCTGGTCCGTGTTGTCATGGTAACCGTGAACGATGCGCCCCGTTTCTGCTCTTCTCCAAATCACACCTGACTTCTCATCCCAGCCTCCACCTGTGTAGTTGAAGgtgcagctcaggatacagtcctgcccctcAGTACACTTCACTGAGCTCGGGACTGTCACATGAGCTGGTGCTGTTATGGGTTGAGCCGGAACCACGACTACCTCAGTTAGGCCCGACCCGTACAGTCTAAGAGTGTAAACAGAGCACTTGTATTCTCCAGCATctccctccctgactctcctcagcagcagtgaagcgttcccgcgctgcagctcagaatcaaacaggctgGTCCTGCTCACATACAGAGGGAGCTGATTGGCAAGCTGGTCCGTGTTGTTGCAGATCCTGTGAACGATGTGCCCcgtttctgctcttctccagatcacagctgacttctcatcccagcctccagctgtgtagttgaaggtgcagctcaggatacagtcctgcccctcAGTACACTTCACTGAGCTCGGGACTGTCACAAACTCACTGTCGCTGCTCACACTGTCAGCAGCCAGTATGAGGATTGCCAATACCCCGGTAACAACAGCAGCAGGGCCAGTGAAGCACACTCTCCTCCTTAACTGGATCCTGGAC encodes the following:
- the LOC131709676 gene encoding uncharacterized protein LOC131709676; this encodes MQTERAKRMDSAGEEASLNSPELPWNQLYLKRRTESRIQLRRRVCFTGPAAVVTGVLAILILAADSVSSDSEFVTVPSSVKCTEGQDCILSCTFNYTAGGWDEKSAVIWRRAETGHIVHRICNNTDQLANQLPLYVSRTSLFDSELQRGNASLLLRRVREGDAGEYKCSVYTLRLYGSGLTEVVVVPAQPITAPAHVTVPSSVKCTEGQDCILSCTFNYTGGGWDEKSGVIWRRAETGRIVHGYHDNTDQLDHPLPQYVSRTSLFDSELQRGNASLLLRRVREVDAGEYECFVSTPRLSGSGLTEVVVVPAQRRAWWGLGAVLLCVIAGLCVGLWLYKKHAGCCRKSDMASSPAQAVPLSDVIEEPSEVRWLPCTAQYTQFNSSSQNEIVTLN